A portion of the Colius striatus isolate bColStr4 chromosome 1, bColStr4.1.hap1, whole genome shotgun sequence genome contains these proteins:
- the LOC104564189 gene encoding interleukin-1 receptor type 1 isoform X2 produces the protein MTSKFLLIGLHILLIPLSSTEECVICDYFVLVGEPIAISCPIITLPLLHSDSNLTWYKNGSATPVTTERDARIHQREGLLWFVPATLEDSGPYECDVRSLNHSNRKRINLSVFKNDNGLCFNGKMTFEQKVMSTNTGKIICPDLEHFKDEDNNQPEVHWYKECKPGFLDGKRLTLAEGEHAVLIHNVTVQDRGNYTCRMIYTYMGKQYNVSRTMSLEVKERPLQTRPEFIYPKNNTIEVELGSHIIMECNVSSGINGLIPFWQVNDEDVDSFDSTYREQFYEEGMPHGLSVSGTKFNISKVKVKDYTHKFFCHFIYGSQQFTAYIKLERPAQNIQGYLIGGGVSLAFLVFFTVFIYKILKIDIVLWYRDSCHLFLGKKVSDGKIYDAYVLYPRNRENCLYSSNIFALKILPEVLERQCGYNLFIFGRDDLPGEAVISVADEKIRQSRRVIIILVPEASCYSILEDVSEKQLAMYNALIQDGIKVILIELEKIQDYATMPESIKYIKQKHGSIRWKGDFSERSHSASTRFWKKVRYHMPSRKNGSSSGLHLLPKDFHSP, from the exons ATGACATCTAAATTTTTACTCATTGGTCTTCATATTCTGCTGATACCTCTTTCCAGTACTG aagaatGTGTTATTTGTGATTACTTTGTACTTGTTGGAGAGCCGATAGCTATTAGCTGCCCAATAATTACATTGCCACTGCTTCACTCTGATTCCAATCTGACCTGGTATAAAAATGGGAGTGCTACACCAGTAACCACAGAGAGAGACGCTAGGATCCATCAGCGAGAgggtttgctttggtttgttcCCGCAACACTGGAAGATTCTGGACCTTATGAATGTGATGTAAG GAGCCTTAACCACTCTAACCGAAAGAGGATAAATTTATCGGTTTTTAAGAATGATAATGGTTtgtgttttaatggaaaaatgaCGTTTGAACAAAAAGTTATGAGCACAAATACTGGAAAGATTATATGCCCTGACCTAGAACATTTTAAAGATGAAGATAATAATCAACCTGAAGTACACTGGTATAAG GAGTGTAAGCCTGGATTTCTTGATGGCAAACGACTGACTTTGGCAGAGGGTGAACACGCTGTCTTGATTCACAATGTTACTGTACAAGACAGAGGAAACTACACCTGCCGTATGATATACACATACATGGGAAAACAATACAATGTCTCACGAACCATGAGTCTAGAAGTTAAGG aaCGTCCGCTGCAAACAAGACCAGAGTTTATTTATCCAAAGAACAATACAATTGAAGTAGAACTTG gcTCTCACATAATTATGGAGTGTAATGTATCAAGTGGCATAAATGGCTTGATTCCATTCTGGCAAGTtaatgatgaagatgttgataGCTTTGATAGCACCTACAGGGAACAGTTTTATGA AGAGGGGATGCCACATGGACTTTCTGTATCTGGAACAAAATTTAACATTTCAAAAGTGAAAGTAAAAGATTACACTCATAAATTTTTCTGCCACTTCATATATGGTTCTCAACAATTTACAGCCTACATCAAATTGGAACGCCCAG CTCAGAACATTCAGGGTTACTTAATTGGAGGAGGAGTTTCTTTGGcgtttttagtattttttacaGTCTTCATCTACAAGATCTTAAAAATTGATATTGTACTTTGGTATCGGGATTCCTGCCATCTTTTCCTGGGTAAAAAAG TTTCAGATGGGAAGATCTATGATGCTTATGTTCTGTATCCAAGGAATAGAGAGAACTGCTTGTATTCATCAAATATTTTTGCTCTGAAAATACTGCCAGAGGTCTTAGAAAGACAATGTGGATATAACCTCTTCATATTTGGGAGGGATGATTTACCAGGAGAAG ctgtGATCAGCGTTGCCGATGAAAAAATCCGTCAAAGTAGAAGAGTGATAATCATTTTAGTACCAGAAGCCTCCTGTTACAGTATTCTAGAAGATGTGTCTGAAAAGCAGCTAGCCATGTACAATGCTCTTATCCAAGATGGCATTAAAGTAATTCTCATTgaacttgaaaaaatacaagattACGCAACCATGCCAGAATCCATCAAATATATTAAGCAAAAGCATGGATCTATCCGATGGAAAGGGGACTTCTCAGAAAGGTCACACTCAGCAAGTACCAGATTCTGGAAGAAAGTGCGTTACCACATGCCGTCCAGAAAAAATGGGTCTTCATCAGGACTGCATTTGCTACCAAAAGACTTTCATTCTCCCTaa
- the LOC104564189 gene encoding interleukin-1 receptor type 1 isoform X1: MEKNFSLQQKMTSKFLLIGLHILLIPLSSTEECVICDYFVLVGEPIAISCPIITLPLLHSDSNLTWYKNGSATPVTTERDARIHQREGLLWFVPATLEDSGPYECDVRSLNHSNRKRINLSVFKNDNGLCFNGKMTFEQKVMSTNTGKIICPDLEHFKDEDNNQPEVHWYKECKPGFLDGKRLTLAEGEHAVLIHNVTVQDRGNYTCRMIYTYMGKQYNVSRTMSLEVKERPLQTRPEFIYPKNNTIEVELGSHIIMECNVSSGINGLIPFWQVNDEDVDSFDSTYREQFYEEGMPHGLSVSGTKFNISKVKVKDYTHKFFCHFIYGSQQFTAYIKLERPAQNIQGYLIGGGVSLAFLVFFTVFIYKILKIDIVLWYRDSCHLFLGKKVSDGKIYDAYVLYPRNRENCLYSSNIFALKILPEVLERQCGYNLFIFGRDDLPGEAVISVADEKIRQSRRVIIILVPEASCYSILEDVSEKQLAMYNALIQDGIKVILIELEKIQDYATMPESIKYIKQKHGSIRWKGDFSERSHSASTRFWKKVRYHMPSRKNGSSSGLHLLPKDFHSP; this comes from the exons ATGGAGAAAAATTTCTCTTTGCAGCAAAAGATGACATCTAAATTTTTACTCATTGGTCTTCATATTCTGCTGATACCTCTTTCCAGTACTG aagaatGTGTTATTTGTGATTACTTTGTACTTGTTGGAGAGCCGATAGCTATTAGCTGCCCAATAATTACATTGCCACTGCTTCACTCTGATTCCAATCTGACCTGGTATAAAAATGGGAGTGCTACACCAGTAACCACAGAGAGAGACGCTAGGATCCATCAGCGAGAgggtttgctttggtttgttcCCGCAACACTGGAAGATTCTGGACCTTATGAATGTGATGTAAG GAGCCTTAACCACTCTAACCGAAAGAGGATAAATTTATCGGTTTTTAAGAATGATAATGGTTtgtgttttaatggaaaaatgaCGTTTGAACAAAAAGTTATGAGCACAAATACTGGAAAGATTATATGCCCTGACCTAGAACATTTTAAAGATGAAGATAATAATCAACCTGAAGTACACTGGTATAAG GAGTGTAAGCCTGGATTTCTTGATGGCAAACGACTGACTTTGGCAGAGGGTGAACACGCTGTCTTGATTCACAATGTTACTGTACAAGACAGAGGAAACTACACCTGCCGTATGATATACACATACATGGGAAAACAATACAATGTCTCACGAACCATGAGTCTAGAAGTTAAGG aaCGTCCGCTGCAAACAAGACCAGAGTTTATTTATCCAAAGAACAATACAATTGAAGTAGAACTTG gcTCTCACATAATTATGGAGTGTAATGTATCAAGTGGCATAAATGGCTTGATTCCATTCTGGCAAGTtaatgatgaagatgttgataGCTTTGATAGCACCTACAGGGAACAGTTTTATGA AGAGGGGATGCCACATGGACTTTCTGTATCTGGAACAAAATTTAACATTTCAAAAGTGAAAGTAAAAGATTACACTCATAAATTTTTCTGCCACTTCATATATGGTTCTCAACAATTTACAGCCTACATCAAATTGGAACGCCCAG CTCAGAACATTCAGGGTTACTTAATTGGAGGAGGAGTTTCTTTGGcgtttttagtattttttacaGTCTTCATCTACAAGATCTTAAAAATTGATATTGTACTTTGGTATCGGGATTCCTGCCATCTTTTCCTGGGTAAAAAAG TTTCAGATGGGAAGATCTATGATGCTTATGTTCTGTATCCAAGGAATAGAGAGAACTGCTTGTATTCATCAAATATTTTTGCTCTGAAAATACTGCCAGAGGTCTTAGAAAGACAATGTGGATATAACCTCTTCATATTTGGGAGGGATGATTTACCAGGAGAAG ctgtGATCAGCGTTGCCGATGAAAAAATCCGTCAAAGTAGAAGAGTGATAATCATTTTAGTACCAGAAGCCTCCTGTTACAGTATTCTAGAAGATGTGTCTGAAAAGCAGCTAGCCATGTACAATGCTCTTATCCAAGATGGCATTAAAGTAATTCTCATTgaacttgaaaaaatacaagattACGCAACCATGCCAGAATCCATCAAATATATTAAGCAAAAGCATGGATCTATCCGATGGAAAGGGGACTTCTCAGAAAGGTCACACTCAGCAAGTACCAGATTCTGGAAGAAAGTGCGTTACCACATGCCGTCCAGAAAAAATGGGTCTTCATCAGGACTGCATTTGCTACCAAAAGACTTTCATTCTCCCTaa